A window of uncultured Litoreibacter sp. contains these coding sequences:
- a CDS encoding DnaA/Hda family protein, whose protein sequence is MAEQLAFSLSTKPALGRDNFFVSEANQLAVTTLENSDSWPNGKLVLSGPAASGKTHLAHVWAGEVAARILPALNLSARDIAELATGPLVIEDIDTMTSDDEVALFHLHNLMMAEGHPLLMTTATAPAAMSVGLPDLLSRLQGTALVALDPPDDALLSVVLLKLFADKQINLPSGLLDYVLPRIGRSFGAAREFVDAIDARALREGKPIGKRLAGDILRGDAG, encoded by the coding sequence ATGGCCGAGCAGCTGGCATTTTCCCTGAGCACCAAACCGGCGCTTGGGCGGGACAACTTCTTTGTCTCGGAGGCCAACCAATTGGCCGTAACCACCTTGGAAAACTCCGATAGCTGGCCCAATGGCAAGCTTGTGCTAAGCGGCCCCGCGGCATCGGGCAAAACCCATCTGGCCCATGTCTGGGCCGGCGAAGTCGCGGCCCGCATTCTGCCTGCTCTCAACCTGTCCGCGCGCGACATTGCCGAACTGGCCACAGGGCCGCTGGTGATCGAGGATATCGACACCATGACCTCAGACGACGAGGTGGCTCTGTTTCATTTGCACAACCTGATGATGGCCGAAGGGCACCCGCTGCTGATGACCACCGCGACCGCCCCAGCGGCGATGTCGGTGGGATTGCCCGACCTGCTGAGCCGCCTTCAGGGCACGGCTTTGGTGGCGCTAGACCCGCCTGACGACGCCCTGCTGAGCGTGGTGTTGTTAAAGCTGTTCGCCGACAAGCAGATCAACCTGCCAAGCGGGCTGTTGGATTACGTGCTGCCGCGCATTGGCCGCAGCTTTGGCGCCGCGCGGGAGTTTGTCGACGCCATCGACGCCCGCGCCCTGCGCGAGGGCAAACCCATCGGCAAGCGACTGGCAGGCGATATCTTGCGCGGCGACGCAGGCTGA
- a CDS encoding acetyl/propionyl/methylcrotonyl-CoA carboxylase subunit alpha, whose product MFKKILIANRGEIACRVIKTARKMGIKTVAIYSDADRNAMHVRMADEAVHIGPPPANQSYIVIDKVMDAIKQTGAEAVHPGYGFLSENSKFAEALEAAGVAFIGPPVGAIEKMGDKITSKKIAQEAKVSTVPGHMGLIEDAEEAVKISTGIGYPVMIKASAGGGGKGMRIAWNDDEAREGFQSSKNEAANSFGDDRIFIEKFVTQPRHIEIQVLSDGQGNTIYLGERECSIQRRNQKVIEEAPSPFLDPKTRKAMGEEACALADAVGYSSAGTVEFIVDGDKNFYFLEMNTRLQVEHPVTELITGVDLVEQMIRVAYGEKLKIKQNDIKLNGWAMESRLYAEDPYRGFLPSIGRLTRYRPPEEISKKDIVVRNDTGVYEGGEISMYYDPMIAKLCSWGPDRASAIENMRVALDSFEVEGIGHNLPFCSAVMDHPKFVSGDITTAFIEEEYPDGFEGVTLDDDALARVASAAAAMNRVAEIRRARISGRIDNHKRKVGKDWVVTLQGQDFPVKVKADLDGSTVKHKKKGPAKGVSHRVTSDWTPGDRLAELEIDGQPLVLKVDKATGGFRLRTRGADMRVHVRTPRQAELAALMPEKVAPDTSKLLLCPMPGLIVKLDVAVGDEVQEGQALCTVEAMKMENILRAEKKGVVSKINAAAGDNLAVDDVILEFE is encoded by the coding sequence ATGTTCAAGAAAATCCTGATCGCCAACCGGGGCGAGATCGCCTGCCGCGTCATCAAGACCGCCCGCAAGATGGGGATCAAAACGGTTGCCATTTATTCGGACGCCGACCGCAACGCGATGCATGTGCGCATGGCGGATGAGGCGGTTCATATCGGCCCGCCGCCCGCCAACCAGTCCTACATCGTCATCGACAAGGTGATGGACGCCATCAAGCAGACCGGCGCGGAAGCCGTGCACCCGGGCTACGGCTTCCTGTCGGAAAATTCCAAATTCGCCGAGGCATTGGAGGCCGCTGGCGTCGCCTTCATCGGGCCACCGGTCGGCGCGATTGAAAAGATGGGGGACAAGATCACCTCCAAAAAAATCGCCCAAGAAGCCAAAGTGTCGACCGTGCCGGGCCATATGGGGTTGATCGAGGATGCCGAGGAAGCGGTGAAAATCTCCACCGGCATTGGCTATCCGGTGATGATCAAGGCCTCTGCCGGTGGCGGCGGCAAGGGCATGCGTATCGCGTGGAATGATGACGAGGCGCGGGAAGGGTTCCAATCCTCCAAGAACGAGGCCGCGAACAGCTTTGGAGACGACCGGATTTTCATCGAGAAATTTGTGACCCAGCCACGTCACATCGAAATTCAGGTGCTCTCGGACGGGCAGGGCAACACCATCTATCTGGGGGAGCGTGAATGTTCCATCCAGCGCCGCAACCAGAAGGTGATCGAGGAAGCGCCGTCCCCGTTTCTTGACCCCAAGACCCGCAAAGCCATGGGCGAAGAGGCCTGCGCCTTGGCTGATGCCGTGGGCTATTCAAGCGCCGGGACCGTGGAATTCATCGTGGACGGCGACAAGAACTTCTACTTCCTGGAAATGAACACCCGCCTGCAGGTGGAACACCCCGTGACCGAGCTGATCACTGGCGTCGATCTGGTCGAACAGATGATCCGCGTGGCCTATGGCGAAAAACTGAAGATCAAGCAAAACGACATCAAGCTGAACGGCTGGGCCATGGAATCGCGGCTGTACGCGGAAGACCCGTATCGCGGCTTCCTGCCCTCGATTGGCCGGCTGACCCGGTACCGCCCGCCGGAAGAGATTTCCAAGAAGGACATTGTCGTGCGCAATGACACGGGCGTTTACGAGGGCGGCGAAATTTCGATGTATTACGACCCGATGATCGCCAAGCTGTGCTCATGGGGCCCGGATCGCGCTTCTGCCATCGAGAACATGCGCGTGGCGCTGGACAGCTTCGAGGTGGAAGGGATCGGGCATAACCTGCCGTTCTGCTCTGCCGTGATGGACCACCCGAAATTTGTGTCCGGCGACATCACCACCGCGTTCATCGAGGAGGAATATCCCGATGGATTTGAAGGGGTTACGCTGGATGACGACGCTTTGGCGCGGGTGGCCTCTGCCGCTGCGGCGATGAACCGGGTCGCCGAAATCAGGCGCGCCCGCATCTCGGGGCGGATTGACAACCACAAGCGCAAAGTGGGCAAGGATTGGGTCGTGACTCTGCAGGGCCAGGACTTCCCGGTGAAGGTGAAGGCCGATCTGGACGGCTCCACCGTCAAGCACAAGAAGAAGGGCCCCGCAAAGGGCGTATCGCATCGCGTGACATCCGACTGGACCCCGGGTGACCGCCTTGCGGAGCTGGAGATCGACGGACAGCCGTTAGTGTTGAAGGTCGACAAGGCCACAGGCGGGTTCCGCCTGCGCACCCGTGGCGCCGATATGCGCGTGCATGTGCGCACGCCACGTCAGGCGGAATTGGCCGCGCTGATGCCCGAAAAGGTCGCGCCGGACACGTCCAAGCTGCTCTTGTGCCCGATGCCGGGCCTGATCGTGAAACTGGATGTCGCCGTCGGCGACGAGGTTCAGGAAGGCCAGGCGCTGTGCACCGTGGAGGCGATGAAGATGGAAAACATCCTGCGCGCAGAGAAGAAGGGCGTGGTGTCCAAGATCAACGCTGCCGCCGGCGACAATCTTGCCGTAGACGATGTGATCTTAGAATTTGAGTGA
- the scpA gene encoding methylmalonyl-CoA mutase, whose protein sequence is MTKKQDWAKRAEAELRGRPLDALTWDSPEGIAIQPVYSAEDADGLDHMGSMPGEGPFTRGPRATMYTGRPWTIRQYAGFSTAEESNAFYRKALDAGQQGVSVAFDLATHRGYDSDHERVEGDVGKAGVAIDSVEDMKILFDGIPLDKISVSMTMNGAVIPVLASFIVAGEEQGHDRAVLSGTIQNDILKEFMVRNTYIYPPEPSMRIVSDIIEFTSTDMPKFNSISISGYHMQEAGANLVQELAFTLADGKEYVRAAIEKGMDVDKFAGRLSFFFAIGMNFFMEAAKLRAARFLWHRIMTEFGAQKEGSKMLRTHCQTSGVSLQEQDPYNNIVRTAYEAMSAVLGGTQSLHTNSFDEAIALPTAFSSRIARNTQLILQNETKVTKVVDPLAGSYYVEKLTADLADEAWKIIEEIDEMGGMTKAVASGMPKLRIEEAAARRQAEVDRGDEVIVGVNKFKLDEQDDIDIRDVDNIAVRNSQIARLEQIRATRDQAACAAALAALENGARDGTGNLLALAVEAARARATVGEISMSMEKAFGRHRAEVKTLAGVYGAAYEGDAGFAAIQQDVETFAQEEGRRPRMLVVKMGQDGHDRGAKVIATAFADIGFDVDVGPLFQTPAEAAQDAVDNDVHVVGISSQAAGHKTLAPQLVAALKEADASEIIVICGGVIPQQDYDFLYNAGVKAIFGPGTNIPEAAKDILDLIRKSRG, encoded by the coding sequence ATGACGAAGAAGCAAGACTGGGCCAAACGGGCTGAGGCCGAACTCCGCGGCCGCCCGCTGGACGCGCTGACATGGGACAGCCCCGAGGGCATCGCAATCCAACCGGTCTATAGCGCGGAAGATGCCGACGGGCTGGACCACATGGGATCCATGCCGGGGGAGGGACCCTTTACCCGCGGCCCGCGGGCCACGATGTATACCGGCAGGCCCTGGACCATCCGGCAATATGCCGGTTTCTCCACCGCTGAGGAAAGCAACGCATTTTACCGCAAAGCATTGGATGCAGGGCAGCAAGGCGTGTCTGTTGCGTTCGATCTGGCGACGCATCGCGGATATGACAGCGACCACGAGCGGGTTGAAGGCGACGTTGGCAAGGCGGGCGTCGCGATCGACAGCGTCGAGGACATGAAGATCCTCTTTGATGGCATTCCATTGGACAAAATCAGCGTGTCGATGACCATGAACGGCGCGGTGATCCCGGTGCTGGCGTCCTTCATTGTCGCGGGCGAAGAGCAGGGCCATGACCGCGCGGTGCTGTCGGGCACCATTCAGAACGACATTCTGAAGGAATTCATGGTGCGCAACACATACATCTACCCCCCCGAACCCTCGATGCGGATCGTGTCGGACATTATCGAATTCACGTCGACCGACATGCCGAAATTCAACTCGATCTCGATTTCCGGCTACCACATGCAGGAGGCAGGTGCGAACCTGGTCCAGGAGCTGGCCTTTACGTTGGCGGACGGCAAGGAATACGTGCGCGCCGCGATTGAGAAGGGCATGGATGTCGACAAGTTTGCCGGACGGCTGTCCTTCTTTTTTGCCATTGGCATGAACTTCTTTATGGAAGCCGCCAAGCTGCGCGCCGCGCGCTTCCTGTGGCACCGCATCATGACCGAATTTGGGGCGCAGAAAGAGGGCTCGAAGATGCTGCGCACCCACTGCCAGACCTCCGGCGTGTCGCTGCAAGAGCAGGACCCCTACAACAACATCGTGCGCACCGCCTATGAGGCGATGAGCGCGGTGCTGGGCGGCACGCAGTCGCTGCACACCAACAGTTTTGACGAGGCGATCGCGCTGCCGACGGCTTTCTCTTCAAGGATTGCCCGCAACACCCAGCTGATCTTGCAGAACGAGACCAAGGTGACCAAGGTCGTCGACCCGTTGGCCGGCAGCTACTACGTCGAAAAGCTGACCGCGGACCTGGCGGATGAGGCCTGGAAAATCATCGAAGAGATTGACGAGATGGGGGGCATGACCAAAGCCGTGGCCTCCGGCATGCCGAAGCTGCGGATCGAGGAAGCCGCCGCACGAAGGCAGGCCGAGGTCGACCGCGGCGACGAGGTCATCGTTGGGGTCAACAAGTTCAAACTGGACGAGCAAGACGACATTGACATTCGCGACGTGGACAACATCGCAGTGCGCAACAGCCAAATTGCGCGACTAGAGCAAATCCGAGCGACGCGAGACCAGGCGGCCTGCGCCGCGGCCCTGGCCGCCTTGGAAAACGGTGCGAGGGACGGCACCGGCAACCTGCTGGCGCTTGCGGTCGAAGCCGCCCGCGCCCGCGCCACAGTAGGGGAAATCAGCATGAGCATGGAAAAGGCATTTGGCCGTCACCGGGCTGAGGTGAAGACGCTGGCGGGCGTATACGGCGCAGCCTACGAGGGCGACGCGGGCTTCGCCGCCATTCAGCAAGACGTGGAAACCTTCGCCCAAGAAGAGGGCCGTCGCCCGCGCATGCTGGTGGTCAAAATGGGCCAGGACGGCCACGACCGAGGGGCCAAGGTGATCGCCACAGCCTTTGCCGATATCGGGTTTGACGTCGATGTGGGCCCGCTGTTTCAAACCCCTGCAGAGGCGGCGCAGGACGCGGTGGACAACGACGTGCATGTTGTTGGCATCAGCAGCCAAGCGGCCGGACACAAGACGCTGGCGCCGCAGCTGGTGGCCGCCTTGAAGGAGGCAGATGCAAGCGAGATCATCGTTATCTGCGGCGGGGTGATCCCGCAGCAGGACTACGACTTTCTCTACAATGCGGGCGTCAAGGCGATCTTCGGGCCCGGGACCAACATCCCCGAGGCGGCGAAAGACATCCTCGACCTGATCCGAAAGTCGCGCGGCTAG
- a CDS encoding class I SAM-dependent methyltransferase — protein MSVTNPLNKAEIDAAAMKAVEDMDISMFSTGDVVNMILQRAQIIFDVDRGGQLIRAWSDGDAQPLVEVAEARPELLIRRTLAAIYQEFEETLPTLRAIDPERIADIGCGYGFFDVFAARELGCDIVLIDIEENENRHFGYKMSGSAYSNLGVAREFALANGVKKTAVTTINPKSQDLAEVKPVDLAVSFMSCGFHYPVNTYMDYFRDGVTADGHLIIDLRAAREEEQSRTLSEIGKLDILWAREALVCVHVKKSG, from the coding sequence ATGAGTGTAACCAACCCCCTGAACAAAGCAGAGATCGACGCGGCCGCAATGAAAGCCGTTGAAGACATGGACATTTCCATGTTTTCGACCGGCGACGTCGTGAACATGATTTTGCAGCGTGCACAGATCATTTTTGACGTGGACCGCGGCGGGCAGCTGATCCGCGCCTGGTCGGATGGCGACGCCCAGCCATTGGTCGAGGTGGCCGAGGCCCGGCCCGAGCTTTTGATCCGCCGCACGCTGGCGGCGATCTATCAGGAATTTGAGGAGACGCTGCCGACCCTGCGCGCCATTGACCCCGAACGGATCGCCGATATCGGCTGCGGCTATGGGTTCTTTGACGTCTTCGCTGCCCGGGAACTGGGCTGCGACATTGTTTTGATCGACATCGAGGAAAACGAGAATCGGCATTTCGGCTACAAAATGTCGGGGTCTGCCTATTCCAACCTCGGCGTGGCGCGGGAATTTGCGCTTGCCAACGGGGTGAAGAAGACCGCCGTGACGACCATTAACCCCAAGTCACAGGACCTTGCGGAGGTGAAGCCGGTTGACCTGGCCGTCAGCTTCATGTCCTGCGGGTTCCATTACCCGGTGAACACCTACATGGACTACTTCCGTGATGGCGTCACCGCCGACGGCCATCTGATCATCGACCTGCGCGCCGCGCGCGAGGAAGAGCAAAGCCGTACCCTGTCCGAGATCGGTAAGCTCGATATCTTGTGGGCGCGTGAGGCGCTGGTCTGCGTGCATGTAAAGAAGTCCGGCTGA
- a CDS encoding acyl-CoA carboxylase subunit beta, with amino-acid sequence MKDILSELEARRDVARKGGGQRRIDAQHSKGKLTARERIELLLDEGSFEEFDMFVAHRCTEFGMEAERPAGDGVVTGWGTVNGRMVYVFSQDFTVFGGSLSETHAQKICKIQDMAMQNGAPIIGINDSGGARIQEGVASLAGYAEVFQRNIMASGVVPQISVIMGPCAGGAVYSPAMTDFIFMVKDTSYMFVTGPDVVKTVTNEVVTAEELGGASTHTKKSSVADGAFENDVEALAEVRRLVDFLPLNNREKPPVRPFFDDVAREETSLDTLIPDNPNTPYDMKELIHKLADEGDFFEIQEDFAKNILTGFVRLEGQTVGVVANQPMVLAGCLDIDSSRKAARFVRFCDAFDIPILTLVDVPGFLPGTSQEYGGVIKHGAKLLFAYGEATVPKVTVITRKAYGGAYDVMASKHLRGDFNYAWPTAEIAVMGAKGAVEILYRSELGDTDKIAARVADYEDRFANPFVAAEKGFIDEVIMPHSTRRRVSRAFASLRGKSLKNPWKKHDNIPL; translated from the coding sequence ATGAAAGACATTCTCAGCGAGTTGGAGGCGCGCCGCGACGTGGCCCGCAAAGGCGGCGGGCAGCGCCGCATCGACGCGCAGCACAGCAAGGGCAAGCTGACCGCGCGCGAGCGGATCGAGCTGTTGTTGGACGAGGGCTCGTTTGAAGAGTTTGACATGTTCGTGGCTCATCGCTGCACCGAGTTCGGGATGGAGGCGGAACGCCCCGCAGGCGACGGCGTGGTCACCGGATGGGGCACTGTGAACGGGCGAATGGTCTACGTCTTCAGCCAGGACTTCACCGTCTTTGGCGGATCGCTGTCGGAAACCCATGCGCAGAAAATTTGCAAAATCCAGGACATGGCGATGCAAAACGGCGCGCCGATCATCGGGATCAACGACTCGGGCGGTGCGCGCATTCAGGAAGGCGTGGCCTCGCTGGCGGGCTATGCCGAGGTGTTCCAGCGCAACATCATGGCGTCGGGTGTGGTGCCGCAGATCAGCGTGATCATGGGACCATGCGCGGGTGGTGCTGTCTATTCGCCCGCGATGACCGACTTTATCTTCATGGTGAAAGACACCTCCTACATGTTTGTCACCGGCCCCGACGTGGTGAAGACTGTGACCAACGAGGTTGTCACGGCCGAAGAACTGGGCGGGGCGTCGACCCATACCAAGAAATCCTCGGTCGCGGACGGCGCGTTTGAAAATGACGTGGAGGCTTTGGCCGAGGTCCGCCGTCTGGTCGACTTCCTGCCGTTGAACAACCGAGAGAAGCCGCCGGTCAGGCCATTCTTTGACGATGTCGCGCGGGAGGAGACGTCGCTGGACACGTTGATCCCCGACAACCCGAACACGCCCTACGACATGAAAGAGCTGATCCACAAACTGGCGGATGAGGGCGACTTCTTCGAGATACAGGAAGACTTTGCCAAGAACATCCTGACGGGCTTTGTGCGCCTGGAAGGTCAGACTGTGGGCGTGGTGGCCAACCAGCCGATGGTGCTGGCGGGGTGCCTGGACATTGACAGCTCGCGCAAGGCCGCGCGGTTTGTGCGCTTCTGCGACGCGTTTGATATCCCGATCCTGACGCTGGTCGATGTGCCGGGCTTCCTGCCGGGGACGTCTCAGGAATATGGCGGGGTGATCAAGCACGGGGCCAAGTTGCTGTTCGCTTACGGCGAGGCGACGGTGCCGAAAGTCACTGTTATTACCCGCAAAGCCTATGGCGGCGCCTATGACGTGATGGCGTCCAAACACCTGCGCGGCGATTTCAACTACGCATGGCCCACGGCCGAGATTGCGGTGATGGGGGCCAAAGGCGCGGTCGAAATTCTCTACCGCTCCGAGCTTGGTGACACCGACAAGATTGCCGCCCGCGTGGCGGATTATGAGGACCGGTTCGCCAACCCGTTTGTCGCCGCCGAGAAGGGCTTCATTGACGAGGTGATCATGCCCCATTCGACTCGCCGCCGGGTCAGCCGGGCCTTCGCGTCGCTGCGCGGCAAGAGCCTGAAGAACCCGTGGAAGAAGCACGACAACATTCCGCTCTGA
- a CDS encoding DUF4174 domain-containing protein → MKHTLIFVFTAFSVVAAAFSGMAQTTSEDGDDMAPKDVIELNLNDFLWEKRPIVVFADTDRDPAFVRQLELLEARTDALSERDVVILTDTDPSKLSPLRKQLRPRGFMLVLIGKDGDVKLRKPFPWSVRELSRAIDKMPMRQQEIRDRKAAASSTDG, encoded by the coding sequence ATGAAACACACCTTGATCTTTGTTTTTACGGCATTTTCCGTGGTTGCGGCCGCGTTTTCGGGCATGGCGCAGACCACGTCCGAGGACGGCGACGATATGGCCCCAAAAGACGTAATTGAATTGAATTTGAACGATTTTCTCTGGGAAAAGCGCCCGATTGTGGTCTTCGCCGATACCGACCGCGACCCTGCCTTCGTCCGCCAGCTGGAACTTCTTGAGGCCCGCACCGACGCGCTTTCCGAGCGTGACGTCGTCATTCTGACTGACACGGACCCGTCCAAACTGTCCCCCTTGCGCAAACAATTGCGCCCGCGTGGCTTCATGCTGGTGCTGATCGGCAAAGATGGCGACGTGAAACTGCGCAAGCCCTTCCCTTGGTCCGTGCGCGAACTGTCCCGCGCCATCGACAAGATGCCGATGCGGCAGCAGGAAATCCGCGACCGCAAGGCGGCAGCGTCCAGCACAGATGGGTGA
- a CDS encoding DUF6497 family protein, translated as MSLSLGIWAFACATIGVGCEEEPVLTPLPDPVPLEQSADGTIALPSGLVVRLHETRLEPKGVPTHSVNTVRLRYVAPNLGDTFSFEQIEGDFTHLCATFGLMTRAQSAPDAGQIIISIASQQTAFGESAPNVVQYFDAFSVQNDACIWEGL; from the coding sequence ATGAGCCTGAGCCTCGGCATATGGGCCTTTGCCTGCGCCACGATCGGCGTGGGCTGCGAGGAGGAGCCGGTTCTGACGCCCTTGCCCGATCCTGTCCCGTTGGAGCAGTCAGCCGACGGCACCATCGCGCTGCCCTCCGGGCTGGTTGTGCGGCTGCATGAGACCCGGCTGGAACCCAAAGGTGTGCCGACCCATTCCGTCAACACCGTGCGGCTGCGATATGTGGCCCCCAATTTGGGCGACACATTCAGCTTTGAGCAGATCGAGGGGGACTTTACCCACCTTTGCGCCACGTTCGGGCTGATGACTCGCGCGCAATCCGCACCCGACGCAGGGCAAATCATCATCTCGATTGCATCGCAACAAACCGCTTTTGGCGAATCCGCGCCGAACGTGGTGCAATATTTTGATGCCTTCTCGGTGCAAAATGACGCCTGCATCTGGGAGGGTTTATGA
- a CDS encoding AI-2E family transporter, giving the protein MALPVQDQAKYWGIAAVVFGLMLWFLGDVLLPFVVGGAIAYMMDPVADRLERLKFSRVAATATISLVAIVVIVPLLIFVVREVVDQTAGLLEQAPTYLSSLYTYFSERFPTLLDETSTLRKALSGIGSTLQERGTAFVQTVFSSAVGVINAAVFVVVVPVVAFYLLLDWDNMIARIDALLPRDHAPVIRELATEIDNTLASFVRGQLTVCGILGTFYAVTLMLVGLQFGLVVGVIAGLITFIPYVGALVGGALAIGLALFQFWAEPQWIVAVAVIFAVGQFLEGNILTPKLVGESVGLHPVWLLFALSAFGTLFGFVGMLVAVPIAAIFGVLTRFGIVQYQGSRLYRGLHRDD; this is encoded by the coding sequence ATGGCACTACCAGTTCAAGATCAGGCGAAATATTGGGGCATCGCGGCTGTTGTGTTTGGCTTGATGCTTTGGTTCCTCGGCGACGTGTTGCTGCCTTTCGTCGTCGGCGGCGCCATTGCCTACATGATGGACCCTGTTGCCGACCGGCTGGAGCGGCTAAAATTCAGCCGGGTGGCTGCAACCGCCACGATCTCGTTGGTGGCCATCGTGGTGATCGTGCCGTTGCTGATCTTCGTGGTGCGGGAAGTCGTCGACCAAACCGCCGGCCTGCTGGAGCAGGCCCCGACCTATCTGTCCAGCCTGTACACCTACTTCTCCGAGCGGTTCCCAACCCTCCTTGACGAGACCTCCACCCTGCGCAAGGCGCTCAGCGGGATTGGCAGCACCCTGCAGGAACGCGGCACCGCCTTTGTGCAAACCGTGTTCAGCTCGGCCGTGGGCGTGATCAACGCCGCCGTGTTCGTGGTGGTGGTGCCGGTGGTGGCCTTCTACCTGCTGCTGGATTGGGACAACATGATTGCCCGCATCGACGCGCTGCTGCCGCGCGACCACGCGCCGGTGATCCGCGAACTGGCCACCGAGATCGACAACACCCTGGCCAGCTTTGTGCGGGGACAGCTGACCGTATGCGGCATTCTCGGCACCTTTTACGCGGTCACTTTGATGCTTGTCGGGCTGCAATTCGGCCTGGTTGTGGGCGTGATTGCGGGGCTCATCACGTTCATCCCCTATGTGGGCGCGCTGGTGGGCGGCGCATTGGCCATCGGGCTGGCGTTGTTTCAGTTCTGGGCGGAGCCGCAATGGATCGTCGCCGTCGCGGTCATCTTCGCCGTCGGCCAGTTTCTGGAGGGCAACATCCTGACCCCCAAACTGGTGGGCGAAAGCGTCGGGCTGCACCCGGTCTGGCTGCTCTTCGCCCTGTCGGCCTTTGGGACATTGTTTGGCTTCGTCGGCATGCTGGTCGCCGTGCCAATCGCCGCCATTTTCGGCGTTCTGACCCGATTTGGCATCGTGCAATATCAAGGCAGCCGCCTGTATCGCGGCTTGCACCGGGACGACTGA